One Methanohalophilus mahii DSM 5219 genomic window carries:
- a CDS encoding pyruvoyl-dependent arginine decarboxylase: protein MIPSRAFLTKGTGVHRDKLASFELALRDAGIEKYNLVSVSSILPPGCRIIPKEEGLEYLRPGEIVYSVLARNQTNEAHRLVASAVGTAVPVNEDNYGYISEHHSFGEDEDTAGMYAEDIAATMLATTLGIEFDADSAWQEREQLYRASGHIINTSHICQTAKGDKSGLWTTVVAAMVFVE, encoded by the coding sequence ATGATTCCTTCCAGGGCGTTCCTCACAAAGGGAACAGGTGTCCACCGGGATAAACTGGCTTCCTTTGAACTTGCGTTAAGGGATGCGGGTATTGAAAAATATAATCTTGTGAGTGTTTCCAGTATCCTTCCACCGGGTTGCAGGATAATTCCAAAGGAAGAGGGTCTTGAATATCTCCGTCCCGGAGAGATCGTCTATTCCGTACTTGCCCGCAACCAGACCAATGAAGCTCATCGTCTGGTAGCCTCGGCAGTAGGCACCGCGGTACCTGTGAATGAGGATAATTATGGATACATTTCAGAACATCATTCCTTCGGAGAGGATGAGGATACCGCAGGGATGTATGCAGAGGATATTGCTGCCACAATGCTAGCAACCACCCTGGGCATTGAGTTTGATGCAGATTCTGCCTGGCAGGAAAGGGAACAGCTCTACCGGGCCAGCGGTCATATTATCAATACCTCCCATATCTGCCAGACCGCCAAAGGCGACAAGAGCGGCCTCTGGACAACCGTTGTGGCTGCTATGGTATTTGTGGAGTGA